The nucleotide sequence TTCTAATATATAATCATATAgtacatattatatatcatataaaatgtttttattgtaatAGGAATATACAATAATAGATATTGCAGTGTACTATATTATATACAATGTTACAGTATATAATGATATgcaatataaaattataactaaTGTACAaatctaattatatatatttatcatctaATTTCTAATAATCTTTTATCAAACATAATTTATCATACAGTAAAACATAATActtctgagattcatccatgttggagCTTGTGTCATAACTCAGCTGCATAGATGTACTATACTGTATTTAGTTATTCACccattgatgggcatttaggctaTTTCCAATCTTTTCGTGATGATGAATGCAGTTCCTATGAACATTCAAGTACATACctaatttctcatttctctatgGTAAaaacctagaagtgggattgctgggtcataggataGGTATATAGTTACCTTTATAAGAACTTGTGAAACTTTTGTCCATAGTAGATATACTACTCGGTATCATTCCCACAGCAATACATGACAGTGTCTATTGCTCTACCACTATGTTATTTATTCACTGCCATTCTAACAAGCATGTAATGGTATgtcattatggtttttatttgcattttcctgatgactatgTCCAGTGTCTTTTCATCACCATACTTTCATTTGTATCTCATACAACCATATGGATGAGTCTCAGATacattaaatgaaagaagtcagactcaAAAGGAGATACATACTTACATATTTATATGGATACACATACATTCATGACatgtgaaaaaggcaaaactatagaaacAGGAAACAGATAAGCAATATTGAGGGGTTGGGAGTAGATTGATCAAAAAGGGATAGGACCTttctaccatgtgtaaaatagctagcggGAAcctgctgaatagcacagggagctcagcctggtgctctgtgatgatctagaggggtgggatgaggtgatgagagggaggggatatatgtatacatacagctgatgcaggttgttgtacagcaggaactaacagaacattgtaaagcaattatactccacttaaaaaaagaacatttaagaaagaaatactcataattttttaaagagataggaaGGAATTTAGGGTAGTGAAGAATCTGTTTTTTTTATTGTAGTGTTGACTCCTTGATTTTATGCTGCATTTGTCAAAAACTCTCAGAAATGTACGCTTTTAAGGGTGACTATTACTGTGTGTAAATGATACCTCagtaaatctaaattttaaaaatacctcagTACTaaaacactgggcttccctagtagctcagctggcacAGAaaccacctgcattgcaggagacaccagttcaattcctgggccaggaaaatcccccggagaagggataggctaccccctctagtattcttgggcttccctggtggttaagacagtaaagaatctgcctgcaatgcaggactcctgggctcaatccctgggttaggaagatcccctggaggagggcatggcaacccagtccagtattcttgcctggagaatccccatggacagaggagcctgctgggttatagtccatggggtcacaaagaacccgacaggactgagcaactatgcacagcacagcagcactaTGATACTATGTTACAGTAAATATAAGAGAGATATAGTTGaaagtaatttataaaataacataCATTTCCCTCTGTGAGGTTTGGGTACAGCCATTCAGAGGTTGGTCTTGTGTCAATTTATAACTGGTAATATTATTAACAATAGGGACACTCTCCTTGGTCTGCACTAGCTCTGCTCCCCTCATGTGAACCATATTAAATCCCTTCATCTTCCATAAatctattttacaggtgaagcAATCAAGGCTCAGGGGAGGTTACTGGGCATCAGGGTTGGCACCAGGATTTTAATCCATGTTGACAACTTTAGCTATTTTGCTTGCATCACTCATGTAGTAAGTCGGTATCTCAGTATGTGATCTCCTGGGGGCCCCAGAGCCTCCCCAGTCTACTCCAGGCCAACAATTCCCTGGACAGTGTGTATGAGGCTATTACCCTCTCCTTATCCCTTCTCCATCCCCACAGGGTGCCTGTCCATGCAAACAGTGGGGACTTGGACAAGCAATGCTGGGGGACTTGCAGGAGCCATACTAAGTGGTCTGATGAAGCAATGTGAGCAACGGGGAACCAGCAGACACTATGTTATTGGGGGCAAATAGGGAAATAGGTATTACCAGGATTTAATGGAAGAGTCATAGATACTGTATTAGTGGGTAATGGTCATCAAAAGACTTTGTACGAGTTGTTAATGGGGGTCCTACAGGGATGGCTAATGTGAAGTCTATGATGTCTTATCAGTCATTGCCCTTACCTGGGGATAGGGAAGCAGATGAACAGAACACACCAATGTTCAGAGAGTACTGGGGGCATCACCACATACTGTGTTGGGGATGGTTACAAACACTGCTGTGTGGGGGTAATAGAAGACTGTCACTATCACTATAAGAGACAATTAATGGAGGGAAACAAAAGCCATTCAGATAGAGATGTCATGAAAAAATCAGGAGATAATATTAAAAGTTGGATTTGGTAGGTTATACTATGGTTTCCTACTACGAGGATTGTTGTAAGCGGTCATCAGTCATGATTTAGGTGAAAACTGGAATAAATCAGGAGTATGGAGGTTACCAGACTGTTTCACAAATGAGGCAAAGTAATATACATTATGCTGGAAGTTAACTGGAAGATGTAATGAATAAGTTCTCCAGACATTATTTCCTGGAATTAGTAAGAGGTGACACAGTGATGGAATAAGGTAAAAGGAGGATAATGGAGGGTGTCCAGACATTGTGGATTAAGAAGGGGATAATGGCGAGATCTCCAGACACTCTCCTGAGGAGTTAGCAAACACTGTCCCCAGTTGGGGGATAATGCTGTGTCACAAAACATTTAGTGAAGCCCCAGAAGCAATACTGGGTGCAGTAAAAGGGGGTAGTGGGTCACCAGATATTGTTCTAAGATAGTGGGTTCATCAGTTACTGTGAAGCAGTGAGATAAAGAGGAGCTAATGATGGATTAGATATCATTAAGGTAATGGGACATGCCACTAATCACTGCCCAATTTGATTATTGGAGGTTATATGAGAATCCTTAGTCCTGCTCCCTCCACCAGGTTCTGTCCCCATTCTTAATCCCCATGCTGCTAGTCACAAAGGTGAGAACAATTCTGTACCACCTATTGCCCACTCTCAGCGTTGTCAATGGACTGACCTGGCGGAACCAGTTTGGCCACCCAACAGCTGATCATTCAATTGGTTCCTCTGCATGCATATGTGAGGCCACTGCTGCTTCAGTCTTAGGCTGCCCACCTGACATCCAAGGAAAGGCAACCCTTCTCTCTGCACTTGGTTTCTCCAAATTAGCAGCTTTGGGCAGACCTGTCAGGGCATGATAAGCAGGTCTGTACATCAGCTTAGGAGGTAGGCAAGGCCCTGTCAAGGTGCAATTGGGGTAGGGCAGGGTTGTGAATGCTTGGGCAGAATAAGCATGCTTTTTTGTGATCACTTTGGAGCTGACTGAGGTATTTTGGAATCATTGAAGGGAATCTTGAAACATCAAGTATCTATATGGGACTGATTTCCTATGCCTCAGTTCTCTTTTCCTTCAATTGGTTGGCATCAGACCAAAAGGTTTACAATGATGTTACAACTTTTGGGACAGGAAGGAAGGACTGAGGGTAAAAAAGCCTGCTGTGTACTAGGTAAGTTGGTTCTCCCCATCAGAGCATCTTATGCTGTAATATAGAAagcacggggcttcccaggtggctcagtggtaaagaatctgcctgctaatgcaggagacacaggagatgggggttcaatctctgggttgggaagatcccctggagaaggaaatggcaaccccttccaatattcttgccggaaaaaaatctcatggacagaggaacctggtgggctacagtccatggagtcacaaagaattggacatgactgagtgagcacagcacacacatagaAAGCATCAAAGGGAAATCGTGAGAAGAGCAGGGTCAACACTCCATAATGTGCATTCATGGGAGGACTGCTGTACGTTAGGCATGGGTCTAAGTTCACTATGGtgaacaaaatgggaaaaaaacattCTAGAATGGGAACCATAGACAAGTGAAATATACAAGGTACTGTGGTAATAAGTGTTATGGAGAatgacagaggaggaagaggagagggatggAATTTTAAGTCAGATAggtagggaagggaagggaaggcctCTGCAAAGAGATGCTGCTGGACGAAAGACATGAAGGAGTAAAGCACACAGATATGAGGAACTGTGCTCTTTGAAGAGGGCACTGCAAATGCAAATtaggccctgaggcaggacctAATTTGATGTGTTTGAGGGACATGGGGGAGAAGGTCCTTGTGGAGTGTATGGAATGAAGATGGatagaaagaagacagtgaaggtAATGTTGAGGTTTGTTTTTATGAGTTAGTGATTTGTTATTGTCATTATAAAGGGCAAGTCATTAAGGAAGGCAAATGAGCTGGAAAAACTATGACAGCAAACGGGAGACTgaggtgaagagttgactgagAGGACCTGAACATCCTTACTTCAGAAGCTTTCCTGAAGGTAATGGGAACTCACAGGACATTATGCTGCGGGGTAATTAAGGGTCAATAAATCTGGGAGATAAGGGTAGTCAGCAGACACGGTGTTTAGCATGAATGGACAATCATAATGCAATTATAGCAGTCAGAAGACAATGTGCTGCGTGGGAGTTGAAGACACTGATAGCTAACGAGGGGTGCTAGAGGATAAGGGTGCAGTCAactgtatacaaaaataatttttcatttattgtggCATCCCTTTCTTGATAAAAATATGCAATAGGGAATTGTATAGACAAGACCATGTTAGATTCAGCAGAAGAATGTCACCCAAAATTCTGTTAGACAATGTGTTCTGCAACAAACACCTCACAGAACTCAGGGCTTATCattatcatatatattatgtTGTTCTACCATTCAGCTTATTGGCATGTTACCTATTCCATAGTAAACAGGGTTATCATTAACATGACTTCACAGAATGTTTCCAGTGCAGAATTTGGTAACAGTGTTCCATTACAGTTTTCATGAGAAAAATTCCACTAATGTACCAAGTTGACAAAGTTCTTTCTCAGTATAAATGCCTCATGGTTTACTGACGCTGGTGACAATGTGGAAAGGAGCCCTCTCTTAGGGCCCTTTCAGAGATCCTCTTCTGTATACTAATATGTGACATTATGATGGAGCATTTCTACTTAAGATAATATGCATAATTTCTGCTGCACGaatttcataatataaaatcaGATCTGATCTCACTGAGGTTTCTCTCAGACTGTTTCTCTTAAGTGTGAATACTCTGATGCACATTGAGCACTGACTTCTGAACAAAGCCTTTCCCACAGACGACACACTTATAGGGTTTGTCTCCGGTGTGTGTTGTCTGGTGTTTATTCAAATTTGACCTGTCAGTGAAGGCCTTTCCACACTCTGCACACACATAAGGCTTCTCTCCTGTATGAATGCGCTGATGCACTTGGAGCTGTGATTTCTTAGTAAAGGATTTACCACAATCACTGcattcataaggtttctctccagtatgaatccTATGGTGTATAATCAGTTCTGACTTTTGTCTGAAGGTCTTTCCACATTCAGAACAGATgtagggcttctctccagtatgagttTTCTGGTGTTTACTGAGATTTGACCTGCCactaaaggctttcccacataaAGCACACACAtatggtttttctcctgtgtgAATTGGTTGATGCACCAGGAGCTGAGATTTGGAGGTGAAGGACTTCCCACAATCGCTGCATTCATaaggtttctccccagtatgaattctctgatgagtAATAAAGTTTGACTTCCGGATGAAGGCTCTCCCACACTCAGTGCACACGtagggtttctctcctgtatgaattTTCTGATGCACAATGAGTATTGACTTCTggttgaaggctttcccacattcatgGCATTCATATTGCCTCTCTCCAGTGTGAATTTTCTGGTGTATATTGAGGTGTGACTTCTGggtgaaggattttccacaggtactgcattcataaggtttctccccagtatgaattctctgatgtgtAATCAAATCTGATCTCTGAGTGAAGGCCTTGCCACATTTAGAACATATATAGGATTTCTCTCCTGTATGAGTTTTCTGATGTGTAATGAGATTTGATCTGTTAGTGAATGCCTTCCCACATTTAGTGCACGTATAGGGTTTTTCTCCTGTGTGAATTCGTTTATGCACATGGAGTTGTGACTTGGAAGTAAAGGATTTCCCACAGTGAccacatttataaggtttctctcctgtatgaattATTTGATGGGCTATCAAGTGTGCCTTCTGGATGAAGGCTAGACCACATTTCATGCATATATACGATTTTTCTcctgtatgaattctctgatgcacTGTGAGTGCAGACTTCTGAGTGAAGGCTTTTCCACAATCACTACATTCATAAGGCTTTTCTCCggtgtgaattctctgatgtatAACCAACTCTGACCTGTAGGTAAACGCCTTACCACATTCAGTACATATGGAAGATTTCTCTCTAATTTGAACCTTCTTATGTGTATTGAGGTTGGAATTATTGTTGAAAACATTTCCATATTCGCTGCACATAGACGGTTTCATTCTTGTGTGAGTTCGCTGATGTACCTGCAGCTGTGACTTGGAAATGAAGGACTTTCCACAATTACTGCATTTATAtggtttttctccagtgtgaattcttCGGTGTGCAATCAAGTGGGTCTTCTGGATGAAAGCTTGTCCACATTCAATACATATATACGATCTCTCACCTGTATGAATTTTCTGATGCATCTTGAGCGTGGACTTCTGCGTGAATGCTTTCCCACACTCACTGCACTCATGGTgtctctctccagtatgaattttctGATGTATACTAAGATCTGAGTTATAAGAGAAgcctttcccacattcactgcattcatagagtttttctccagtatgaattctctgatgcctgaaaagagaagagacttggaaaaaggctttcccacattcactacACTTATAGGGCTTCTCTCGAGTATGAGTTCTCTGATGTGTGATGAATTCTGGCTTCTGTACAAAAGCCTTCCCACAGTCAATACATACATAGAGTTTTTCTCCTgtatgaactttcagatgtacctTGAGTTGTGAATTCTGAGTGAAGATATTTCCAAATTCAGGACATTCATAAAATTTCACCCCAGTAtgaattttctgatgttgagAGGGTACTTGTTTATAGTTGAGAATTTTTCCACATTGATTATGGTCCCGT is from Bos indicus isolate NIAB-ARS_2022 breed Sahiwal x Tharparkar chromosome 18, NIAB-ARS_B.indTharparkar_mat_pri_1.0, whole genome shotgun sequence and encodes:
- the ZNF585A gene encoding zinc finger protein 585A isoform X1 codes for the protein MTMPANWTSPQKSLGLAPEEPGGSCEGSVSFRDVAVDFSREEWQQLDLDQKNLYRDVMLETCSHLLSIGYQVPETKVFMLEQGKEPWALQGEGPYQSCPEELWQIGDQIESYHQRENRSLRNVAFIKKVLTIQRDYAYKGIRKIIRVSQNIPSPKRPHHQCDLFGSALSCNLDLCNNNRNSGSKNINKITEYGKISSYTKQECTPTGEKLRDHNQCGKILNYKQVPSQHQKIHTGVKFYECPEFGNIFTQNSQLKVHLKVHTGEKLYVCIDCGKAFVQKPEFITHQRTHTREKPYKCSECGKAFFQVSSLFRHQRIHTGEKLYECSECGKGFSYNSDLSIHQKIHTGERHHECSECGKAFTQKSTLKMHQKIHTGERSYICIECGQAFIQKTHLIAHRRIHTGEKPYKCSNCGKSFISKSQLQVHQRTHTRMKPSMCSEYGNVFNNNSNLNTHKKVQIREKSSICTECGKAFTYRSELVIHQRIHTGEKPYECSDCGKAFTQKSALTVHQRIHTGEKSYICMKCGLAFIQKAHLIAHQIIHTGEKPYKCGHCGKSFTSKSQLHVHKRIHTGEKPYTCTKCGKAFTNRSNLITHQKTHTGEKSYICSKCGKAFTQRSDLITHQRIHTGEKPYECSTCGKSFTQKSHLNIHQKIHTGERQYECHECGKAFNQKSILIVHQKIHTGEKPYVCTECGRAFIRKSNFITHQRIHTGEKPYECSDCGKSFTSKSQLLVHQPIHTGEKPYVCALCGKAFSGRSNLSKHQKTHTGEKPYICSECGKTFRQKSELIIHHRIHTGEKPYECSDCGKSFTKKSQLQVHQRIHTGEKPYVCAECGKAFTDRSNLNKHQTTHTGDKPYKCVVCGKGFVQKSVLNVHQSIHT
- the ZNF585A gene encoding zinc finger protein 585A isoform X3, whose product is MLETCSHLLSIGYQVPETKVFMLEQGKEPWALQGEGPYQSCPEELWQIGDQIESYHQRENRSLRNVAFIKKVLTIQRDYAYKGIRKIIRVSQNIPSPKRPHHQCDLFGSALSCNLDLCNNNRNSGSKNINKITEYGKISSYTKQECTPTGEKLRDHNQCGKILNYKQVPSQHQKIHTGVKFYECPEFGNIFTQNSQLKVHLKVHTGEKLYVCIDCGKAFVQKPEFITHQRTHTREKPYKCSECGKAFFQVSSLFRHQRIHTGEKLYECSECGKGFSYNSDLSIHQKIHTGERHHECSECGKAFTQKSTLKMHQKIHTGERSYICIECGQAFIQKTHLIAHRRIHTGEKPYKCSNCGKSFISKSQLQVHQRTHTRMKPSMCSEYGNVFNNNSNLNTHKKVQIREKSSICTECGKAFTYRSELVIHQRIHTGEKPYECSDCGKAFTQKSALTVHQRIHTGEKSYICMKCGLAFIQKAHLIAHQIIHTGEKPYKCGHCGKSFTSKSQLHVHKRIHTGEKPYTCTKCGKAFTNRSNLITHQKTHTGEKSYICSKCGKAFTQRSDLITHQRIHTGEKPYECSTCGKSFTQKSHLNIHQKIHTGERQYECHECGKAFNQKSILIVHQKIHTGEKPYVCTECGRAFIRKSNFITHQRIHTGEKPYECSDCGKSFTSKSQLLVHQPIHTGEKPYVCALCGKAFSGRSNLSKHQKTHTGEKPYICSECGKTFRQKSELIIHHRIHTGEKPYECSDCGKSFTKKSQLQVHQRIHTGEKPYVCAECGKAFTDRSNLNKHQTTHTGDKPYKCVVCGKGFVQKSVLNVHQSIHT
- the ZNF585A gene encoding zinc finger protein 585A isoform X7 yields the protein MLEQGKEPWALQGEGPYQSCPGEKLRDHNQCGKILNYKQVPSQHQKIHTGVKFYECPEFGNIFTQNSQLKVHLKVHTGEKLYVCIDCGKAFVQKPEFITHQRTHTREKPYKCSECGKAFFQVSSLFRHQRIHTGEKLYECSECGKGFSYNSDLSIHQKIHTGERHHECSECGKAFTQKSTLKMHQKIHTGERSYICIECGQAFIQKTHLIAHRRIHTGEKPYKCSNCGKSFISKSQLQVHQRTHTRMKPSMCSEYGNVFNNNSNLNTHKKVQIREKSSICTECGKAFTYRSELVIHQRIHTGEKPYECSDCGKAFTQKSALTVHQRIHTGEKSYICMKCGLAFIQKAHLIAHQIIHTGEKPYKCGHCGKSFTSKSQLHVHKRIHTGEKPYTCTKCGKAFTNRSNLITHQKTHTGEKSYICSKCGKAFTQRSDLITHQRIHTGEKPYECSTCGKSFTQKSHLNIHQKIHTGERQYECHECGKAFNQKSILIVHQKIHTGEKPYVCTECGRAFIRKSNFITHQRIHTGEKPYECSDCGKSFTSKSQLLVHQPIHTGEKPYVCALCGKAFSGRSNLSKHQKTHTGEKPYICSECGKTFRQKSELIIHHRIHTGEKPYECSDCGKSFTKKSQLQVHQRIHTGEKPYVCAECGKAFTDRSNLNKHQTTHTGDKPYKCVVCGKGFVQKSVLNVHQSIHT
- the ZNF585A gene encoding zinc finger protein 585A isoform X6, encoding MTMPANWTSPQKSLGLAPEEPGGSCEGSVSFRDVAVDFSREEWQQLDLDQKNLYRDVMLETCSHLLSIGEKLRDHNQCGKILNYKQVPSQHQKIHTGVKFYECPEFGNIFTQNSQLKVHLKVHTGEKLYVCIDCGKAFVQKPEFITHQRTHTREKPYKCSECGKAFFQVSSLFRHQRIHTGEKLYECSECGKGFSYNSDLSIHQKIHTGERHHECSECGKAFTQKSTLKMHQKIHTGERSYICIECGQAFIQKTHLIAHRRIHTGEKPYKCSNCGKSFISKSQLQVHQRTHTRMKPSMCSEYGNVFNNNSNLNTHKKVQIREKSSICTECGKAFTYRSELVIHQRIHTGEKPYECSDCGKAFTQKSALTVHQRIHTGEKSYICMKCGLAFIQKAHLIAHQIIHTGEKPYKCGHCGKSFTSKSQLHVHKRIHTGEKPYTCTKCGKAFTNRSNLITHQKTHTGEKSYICSKCGKAFTQRSDLITHQRIHTGEKPYECSTCGKSFTQKSHLNIHQKIHTGERQYECHECGKAFNQKSILIVHQKIHTGEKPYVCTECGRAFIRKSNFITHQRIHTGEKPYECSDCGKSFTSKSQLLVHQPIHTGEKPYVCALCGKAFSGRSNLSKHQKTHTGEKPYICSECGKTFRQKSELIIHHRIHTGEKPYECSDCGKSFTKKSQLQVHQRIHTGEKPYVCAECGKAFTDRSNLNKHQTTHTGDKPYKCVVCGKGFVQKSVLNVHQSIHT
- the ZNF585A gene encoding zinc finger protein 585A isoform X5, which translates into the protein MTMPANWTSPQKSLGLAPEEPGGSCEGSVSFRDVAVDFSREEWQQLDLDQKNLYRDVMLETCSHLLSIGYQVPETKVFMLEQGKEPWALQGEGPYQSCPGEKLRDHNQCGKILNYKQVPSQHQKIHTGVKFYECPEFGNIFTQNSQLKVHLKVHTGEKLYVCIDCGKAFVQKPEFITHQRTHTREKPYKCSECGKAFFQVSSLFRHQRIHTGEKLYECSECGKGFSYNSDLSIHQKIHTGERHHECSECGKAFTQKSTLKMHQKIHTGERSYICIECGQAFIQKTHLIAHRRIHTGEKPYKCSNCGKSFISKSQLQVHQRTHTRMKPSMCSEYGNVFNNNSNLNTHKKVQIREKSSICTECGKAFTYRSELVIHQRIHTGEKPYECSDCGKAFTQKSALTVHQRIHTGEKSYICMKCGLAFIQKAHLIAHQIIHTGEKPYKCGHCGKSFTSKSQLHVHKRIHTGEKPYTCTKCGKAFTNRSNLITHQKTHTGEKSYICSKCGKAFTQRSDLITHQRIHTGEKPYECSTCGKSFTQKSHLNIHQKIHTGERQYECHECGKAFNQKSILIVHQKIHTGEKPYVCTECGRAFIRKSNFITHQRIHTGEKPYECSDCGKSFTSKSQLLVHQPIHTGEKPYVCALCGKAFSGRSNLSKHQKTHTGEKPYICSECGKTFRQKSELIIHHRIHTGEKPYECSDCGKSFTKKSQLQVHQRIHTGEKPYVCAECGKAFTDRSNLNKHQTTHTGDKPYKCVVCGKGFVQKSVLNVHQSIHT
- the ZNF585A gene encoding zinc finger protein 585A isoform X4, whose translation is MLEQGKEPWALQGEGPYQSCPEELWQIGDQIESYHQRENRSLRNVAFIKKVLTIQRDYAYKGIRKIIRVSQNIPSPKRPHHQCDLFGSALSCNLDLCNNNRNSGSKNINKITEYGKISSYTKQECTPTGEKLRDHNQCGKILNYKQVPSQHQKIHTGVKFYECPEFGNIFTQNSQLKVHLKVHTGEKLYVCIDCGKAFVQKPEFITHQRTHTREKPYKCSECGKAFFQVSSLFRHQRIHTGEKLYECSECGKGFSYNSDLSIHQKIHTGERHHECSECGKAFTQKSTLKMHQKIHTGERSYICIECGQAFIQKTHLIAHRRIHTGEKPYKCSNCGKSFISKSQLQVHQRTHTRMKPSMCSEYGNVFNNNSNLNTHKKVQIREKSSICTECGKAFTYRSELVIHQRIHTGEKPYECSDCGKAFTQKSALTVHQRIHTGEKSYICMKCGLAFIQKAHLIAHQIIHTGEKPYKCGHCGKSFTSKSQLHVHKRIHTGEKPYTCTKCGKAFTNRSNLITHQKTHTGEKSYICSKCGKAFTQRSDLITHQRIHTGEKPYECSTCGKSFTQKSHLNIHQKIHTGERQYECHECGKAFNQKSILIVHQKIHTGEKPYVCTECGRAFIRKSNFITHQRIHTGEKPYECSDCGKSFTSKSQLLVHQPIHTGEKPYVCALCGKAFSGRSNLSKHQKTHTGEKPYICSECGKTFRQKSELIIHHRIHTGEKPYECSDCGKSFTKKSQLQVHQRIHTGEKPYVCAECGKAFTDRSNLNKHQTTHTGDKPYKCVVCGKGFVQKSVLNVHQSIHT
- the ZNF585A gene encoding zinc finger protein 585A isoform X2, producing MTMPANWTSPQKSLGLAPEEPGGSCEGSVSFRDVAVDFSREEWQQLDLDQKNLYRDVMLETCSHLLSIEELWQIGDQIESYHQRENRSLRNVAFIKKVLTIQRDYAYKGIRKIIRVSQNIPSPKRPHHQCDLFGSALSCNLDLCNNNRNSGSKNINKITEYGKISSYTKQECTPTGEKLRDHNQCGKILNYKQVPSQHQKIHTGVKFYECPEFGNIFTQNSQLKVHLKVHTGEKLYVCIDCGKAFVQKPEFITHQRTHTREKPYKCSECGKAFFQVSSLFRHQRIHTGEKLYECSECGKGFSYNSDLSIHQKIHTGERHHECSECGKAFTQKSTLKMHQKIHTGERSYICIECGQAFIQKTHLIAHRRIHTGEKPYKCSNCGKSFISKSQLQVHQRTHTRMKPSMCSEYGNVFNNNSNLNTHKKVQIREKSSICTECGKAFTYRSELVIHQRIHTGEKPYECSDCGKAFTQKSALTVHQRIHTGEKSYICMKCGLAFIQKAHLIAHQIIHTGEKPYKCGHCGKSFTSKSQLHVHKRIHTGEKPYTCTKCGKAFTNRSNLITHQKTHTGEKSYICSKCGKAFTQRSDLITHQRIHTGEKPYECSTCGKSFTQKSHLNIHQKIHTGERQYECHECGKAFNQKSILIVHQKIHTGEKPYVCTECGRAFIRKSNFITHQRIHTGEKPYECSDCGKSFTSKSQLLVHQPIHTGEKPYVCALCGKAFSGRSNLSKHQKTHTGEKPYICSECGKTFRQKSELIIHHRIHTGEKPYECSDCGKSFTKKSQLQVHQRIHTGEKPYVCAECGKAFTDRSNLNKHQTTHTGDKPYKCVVCGKGFVQKSVLNVHQSIHT